The window TCAAGGTGCGCAAGAATATCCCCGAAGAGGTGGTTTCCGCCGTTGCCGAGGCCCGCGAACCCGCGCGGCTGGCCGATCTGGTCAGCGGCCATATGGGCGTGGACATCGACAAGAAGCAGGATCTGCTGGAAACGCTGGATGTCGGCCAGCAACTGGAAAAGGTCTACGGCCTGATGCAGGGCGAAATGTCGGTTCTGCAGGTCGAGAAAAAGATCAAATCCCGCGTGAAAACGCAGATGGAGAAAACCCAGCGCGAATACTATCTGAATGAGCAGATGAAGGCCATTCAGAAGGAATTGGGCGATGGCGAGGACGGCCAGAACGAACTGGCCGAACTGGAAGAGCGGATCGAGAAAACCAAATTCTCGAAGGAAGCCCGCGAAAAGGCCCTGTCCGAACTGAAAAAGCTGAAGTCGATGTCGCCTATGTCGGCCGAGGCGACGGTCAGCCGCAATTATCTGGATTGGCTTCTGGCGCTGCCATGGGGCGTGAAGTCGCGCACCAAGAAGGATCTGACCAAGGCCGAGCAGGTGTTGGATGCCGATCACTTTGGCCTTGAGAAGGTCAAGGAACGGATCGTCGAATATCTGGCCGTGCAGAACCGCTCGTCCAAGCTGAAGGGTCCGATCCTCAGCCTCGTCGGACCTCCGGGTGTGGGCAAGACCAGCCTCGGTCGGTCGCTGGCCAAGGCAACCGGGCGCGAATTCATCCGCATCTCGCTTGGCGGTGTGCGCGACGAATCCGAGATCCGGGGCCACCGCCGGACCTATATCGGCTCTATGCCGGGCAAGATCATCCAGGCGCTGAAAAAGGCCAAGACCACGAACCCGCTGATCCTGTTCGATGAAATCGACAAGATGGGGCAGGATTTCCGTGGCGACCCGGCCTCGGCCATGCTTGAGGTGCTGGACCCGGAACAGAACTCGACCTTCGTCGACCACTATCTTGAGGTCGAATACGATCTGTCCAACGTGATGTTCGTGACCACGGCCAACAGCTATAACATGCCCGGCCCGTTGCTGGACCGGATGGAGATCATTCCGCTGTCGGGCTACACCGAGGACGAAAAACGCGAGATCGCACGCCGTCACCTGCTGTCCAAGCAGATCAAGGCCAATGGTTTGCGCAAGGGCGAATTCAGCGTCACCGACGAGGCGCTGACCCATGTGATCCGCTATTACACGCGGGAAGCCGGGGTCCGCTCGCTCGAACGCGAAATCGCCAAGCTTGCGCGGAAAGCCGTGACCGAGATCCTCAAGGGCAAGGTCAAATCGGTCGAGGTCACGCCGGAGAAAGCCGAAGAATATCTTGGCGTTCGCAGGCATCGTTACGGTCTGGCCGAACAGGACGATCAGGTCGGCGTGGTGACGGGTCTGGCCTGGACGCAGGTTGGCGGCGATCTGTTGCAGATCGAGGCGCTGCGCCTGCCGGGCAAGGGCCGCATGAAGACGACCGGGAAACTGGGCGATGTGATGAAGGAATCCATCGACGCAGCCTCCAGCTTTGTGCGCTCGATCTCGCCCGAGATCGGGGTGAAGCCGCCCGAGTTCGACAAGCGTGACATCCACGTTCACGTCCCCGAAGGCGCGACGCCAAAGGATGGACCGTCCGCGGGTATCGCCATGGTGACCAGTGTCGTTTCGGTCATGACCGGCATTCCCGTTCGCAAGGATGTGGCGATGACGGGCGAGGTGACCCTGCGCGGCAATGTCCTGCCCATTGGCGGTCTCAAGGAAAAGCTGCTGGCGGCTCTGCGTGGCGGCATCAAGACGGTGCTTATCCCGGCCGACAACGAAAAGGACCTGGTTGAAATCCCTGCGAATGTGAAAGAAGGGCTGACCATCATCCCCGTCAGCAACGTCCGCGAGGTGTTGAAACAGGCGCTGGTTCGGGCGCCCGACCCGGTCGAATGGGACGAGGCTGCCGAAGAGGCGGCCGAGGCGGCAAAACTGGCCGTTCAGCGCGGTGAGACGGGCGGCTCTGGCGCGTCCGTCGCGCACTGAGCACTGACCTAAACATATGATGTATTCGGGGCGCCGCATTTGGCGCCCCGTTTCATTGCGAACGGAAACAAGTGCTTGTAAGATCGCATAGGCAGAGGTAACGGCCCCACGATCACGGCAGGTTGTTTGCGCTCTGCGAGGATTGACCAGCCTTCAGGACAAGGTGGAACACAGATGACCAAACCGGGCGGACCCGACAAGTCAAAAGCGGCAGAGGACGCGCCTCAGCAGGCTCGTGTCGTGCAAAAGCGTGAATTTGTCGATCGGGTCGTCGAGGCGACGGGCAGCAAGAAAAGTGACGTCAAACCAATCGTCGAGGCCGCGCTGGATCAATTGGGCCGCGCCTTTGCGGCGGGCGAAACCCTGGTCATCCAGCCCTTTGGTCGTGCGCGCGTCAGCATGCGCAAAGATCTGCAGAACGGCGGCGAGGTCATCAATCTGCGACTGCGGCGACGGGGCGCCGACCACAACCAGGACAGTTCAAAATCAGGCGAGCAATAGCGTCGGCTGACCCGATCGCAGCGGCCAGAAAGCCTCTTGCATCACTTTTCCTGCGTCGCTACATAGCGCCCTGCGGGTGATTAGCTCAGTGGTAGAGCGCTTCGTTCACATCGAAGATGTCAGCGGTTCAAATCCGTTATCACCCACCATTTCCTCTTGAACGTCACACCGCGCCATCGACCAGCGGCGGGCTGGCCCGCGCAGATCACGCGGCCGCAAATGATTGATCTGGCGCCGCCTTTGACCGCCTGACATCTCCAAACCCTCTTCCCCTTTCACGAATGTTGTGGAAGGAATTGGTTATGGCCCGGTCAACAGGGTCGTCAGGGAGCGTGGATGGCCAGCGGATCGAAAAGCGAGGCGGCGCAGGGGGCGACACTGATTGCCCCGCCTTTCCTCTATGCGCTTTTGGTGCTGGCCGCGCCGTTGCTGACGATCTTTGCCTACAGCTTTCTGACCGATGGCTATCTCGAGGTCATTCGCGATTTCACGCTGGATAACTACCGGCAGGTGATCGGTGATCCGATCGTGCGCTCGGTCATGCTGCGGTCGCTATGGGTGTCGATCCTGGTGACGTTGGTGACGGTCATTCTGGCCTTTCCGGTGGCCTATTATGTCAGCTTTATCGTGCGCCCCGAGCGCAAGGCGCTGTGGCTGTTTCTGATCACCATTCCCTTTTGGACCAGCTATCTGATCCGGGTTTTCCTGTGGAAGGTGATCCTTGGCTATAACGGCGTGATCAATTCGTCGCTTATGGGGCTTGGCATCATCGACGAGCCGCTGAGCTTTATCCTATATAACGTCAACGCCATCGTGCTGACGCTGGCCCATGCCTATGCGCCCTTCGCCATTCTGCCGATCTTCGTGGCGCTGGAAAAGATCGACCGCTCGCTGCTGGAGGCCGGGCGCGATCTGGGCGAAAGCCGCCTGATGACATTCTGGCGGGTGACGCTGCCGCTGGCCATGCCGGGCGTTATCGCGGCGACGCTGATCGTGTTCATCCCGACCATTGGCGATTACGTCACGCCGACGGTGATCGGAGGCGGCAAGATCCCGATGATCGCCAATATGATACAGGTGCAGATGCTGGATCTGGACAACCGTCCGCTTGGATCGGCGCTGGCCGTGACCGCCATGCTGATCGTCGCCATCGTCAGCGGCATCTTTCTGTTCCTCAACCGACGATTCCTCAGGGTGCGGCAATGAGGCCCGGTGCGTTTCAGGGCAGCGGCTTGCGCATCTATGCGCTGCTTTATCTGGTGTTCCTCTATGCGCCGATCCTGCTGCTGCCAGTCTTTGCCTTCAATTCCGGCACCATCATCGCCTTTCCGCTGAAGGGTTTCACGACCGAATGGTTCGGTCAGATGTGGGGCAATGCCACGCTGCGGCTGGCGCTGCGAAATTCGCTGATCATCGCGGTCAGTTCCTCGGTTCTGGCGACGTGCCTTGGCATCTTTGCGGCGCGCGCCTCGACCCGCTTCAAGTTTCCGGGCAAGGGACCGATCATGGGGTTCATCATGCTGCCCATGGTGCTGCCCGAAATCATCGTCGCCATGTCGCTGCTGGTCGTGCTGCTGGGCGCGGGCATCGAGCTGTCGATCCTGACCGTCATCATCGGTCACACGCTGATCTGCATGCCCTATGCCATCGCCATTCTGTCCACGGCCTTTTCCAGTCTGGATCCATCGCTGGAAGAGGCAGCCTTTGATCTGGGCGAAAGCCGGTGGGGCGCGTTCCGGCTGATTACCCTGCCGCTGGTCATGCCCGGCATCATCAGTGCCTTGCTGATTTCCTTCACCATCAGCCTGGATGAATTCATCATCGCCTTCTTTCTGGCGGGCAGCCAACCGACGCTGCCGACCTATATCTTCAGCCAGCTGCGCTTTCCGGCTCAGATCCCGATGATCATGGCGCTTGGAACGGTGCTGGTGGCGTTGTCGATCCTGTTGTTGGCCATTGGCGAATATTTCCGCCGCCGCAGCCTGTCGCGCAGCGGTGGCAAGAATACCGGAGGCCTGATGTGACCGAGACTGCCAAGCCGATGATCGAATGCCAGGAACTGCATAAGTATTATGGCGATTACCACGCGCTGCGCGGCATTGACCTGACCATTCGAGAGGGCGAGTTCTTTTCGCTGCTGGGTCCATCTGGCTGCGGCAAGACGACGCTGCTGCGCACCATCGCAGGGTTCGAGGATATTTCCTCGGGCGCGGTACTGATCGACGCCAAACGCATGGAGGACGTGCCCGCGAACAAGCGTCCCACCAATATGGTGTTTCAGTCCTATGCCATCTTTCCGCATCTGACCGTGGCCGAGAATGTGGCCTTTGGCTTGCGCCGCGATTCGCGTTCGCGCGATGAAAAGGCCAGGCTGGTTGATGAAGCCCTGGGCATGGTCGGCCTCAAGGGTTACGGCGGCCGGGCTGCCCATGCGCTGTCAGGTGGTCAGCGGCAACGGGTGGCGCTGGCCCGTGCGCTGATCCTCAAGCCCAAGGTGCTGCTGCTGGACGAGCCGCTATCGGCGCTGGACCGCAAGATGCGCGAACAGATGCAGGTCGAACTGATCAAGCTGCAGCGTCAGGTCGGCATCACCTTCGTGCTGGTCACCCATGATCAGGAAGAGGCACTGGTCATGTCCGACCGCATCGCCGTGATGTTCGAGGGCGAGATCGCGCAGCTTGACGGCCCCGAGGCGCTGTATGCCCGCCCGGCCAATCGCCGCGTGGCCGATTTCATCGGCGTAATGAACTTTCTGCCCGCCGAAGTGCTGGGCGACACTGCAGATGGCGGTGCGCGCGTTCGTGTGGCCGGTCTGGGCGAGGTCGAATTGCCCGCCAGCCAGATCAGTCAGGCCAATGCCGACGATGCCGGCACGACCGTGGGCTTTCGTCCAGAGACGATGACCCTGATTGGCGCGGGCCAGACCCACAATCAGGTGCACGAGACCGAGGCCACCATCGACGAGGTCGTCTATTACGGTGACATGACCTATTACGACCTTCGGCTGGATGGCGCCGATGGCGAGGGCAAAACGTCCCGACCGGTTCGGATTTCGATGCGCAATGTCTTTGGCCGCGACGTGCAGGACGTGGGCTCACGCACTCGTGTGGCGTGGTCGCCGGGCTCGCTGGTGCTTTTCCGCTGATCGCTGCAATCCGCCAAGCGGCTTCCCGCAAGCCCGGTTTGCGGCCCGTTTCCCGACGTGCAAGGCTTTGCGGGCCTAGTGCAACCATATTGGGAAATGAACAATGAGTTTTTGCAAACACATGCTGGCAGGTCTGTCGCTGATGGCCATTTCGGCAACGGCGACATGGGCGCAGGATGCCGCGGCACCCGAGGCCGCACCCGAGGCAGAGGCACAAGCTGCGCCTGCCTCACCTGACCCGCAGGCGGCCTATGATGCCGCACGCAACCAGCTTGGCGTGTTGAGCTATTGTCAGGATGAAGGCCATATCGACGGTACTGCCGTCGAAATCCAAGGCCGGATGCTGGAAATGGTCCCCGCTGGCGATGTCGCACAGGGCGACGCGGCCGAAGCCAATGGCAAGGAAGGCAAGGTCGTCGGCATGGGCGTCGAAACGACACTGGCCGAGGCGGCGACCCAGCAGGGCGCGACCGAAGCGGCGCTGTGTCAGCAGATGGATGCGTTGATCAAGCAGGCGGGCGAGCAACTGCCGGCTGAATAAGCTTCTGATCAACAAAATCGGGCCGCCATCTGCACAAAGCGGGTGGCGGCCTTTTCAGGTCTTTGCCGGCAGTTCGGCCAACCCGGCCTGCACTTTCTTTGGCAGCTTTTCGCGAATGATCCGGTAACTGGCCGTGATGCGGTGTTCCAACTCATCGGGCGCAGTGCCCAATGGCAGTTCGATCCAACTGCGGTGAAAATAGGCCGCGCGCCGCGCCACTTGCGCCTCGATCAGCATTTCGGCGGTATCGATCCCGTCGGTCTTGACCGCCACTGCCTCGTTCACCGCGCCGATGACGGCAAACATCTTGCCACCGACCTTCCAGCAATCATGCCCGCCGCCCCAGGGGTCCGAGTGTTCGGCGCCAGGCAGGGCCGCGCAGATAGCGTTGACGGTCTTGCGGCTCATGCGCGTTCCTGTCGCCTCTCCAGTTTGATCAGGATGCCATCGCGCCCGCGCAGGGTCAAACGCGCGACCGGCACCGGATCGACCTGGCCGGGCGACAGCCGAAAGGCGCGGGTAATCAGTGCCAGCATCAACACCCCTTCCAACATCGCAAAGCCAGCACCGGGGCAGACGCGCTGGCCTGCGGAAAACGGGATATAGGCATTGCGCGCCGAGACCCGGCCTGCGTCGCTGTCCCATCGTCCCGGATCGAATGTGTCGGGTCGATCCCAAAGCCGGTCATGGCGGTGCAAATGCCACGGCGACAGGATCAGCTGTGCGCCGCGCGGCACCTCGCGGTCGCGGAAATGCTGCGGGCAGGCGGCCTCGCGCACCATCATCGGCACAGGCGGATAAAGGCGCAGCGCCTCGCGGAACACGGCGCGTGTCACCTTGAGCCGCGACAGGCCCGCCATGTCCTCGGTCATCGTGGCGGCCTCTTGCGCGACCAGGTCCTGCCATTCGGGATTTGCGGCCAGCAACCACAGTGCCCAGGAAAGGGCCGAGGCGCTGGTCTCGTGCCCGGCTAGAAAGAAGATCGCGACTTGGTCGATCATCTCGGGCGCGGTGAAGGTCCGGCCCGTCTGGGGGTCTGGTGTGGTCATGATCTTGGTCGCCAGATCGTCCGGTGCCGTGCCCTCGGTGATAGCGCGCATCCGATCCTCGACCAGACCCCTGATCAGTCCCCTGATCTCGGCGGCGGTTTCGCGGGTGCGGCGCGAATGCAGGCGTGGCAGCCAGTTCGGCAGAGGCAGCAATGCGGCAAGGTTGACGATCGGCTGGGCTGCCTGATGGGCGCGAAACGCGCCGAATACACGTTCCGCGACCTGATGCTCGATAGGCAGCGAAAACAGCGTGCGAAATATGGCGTCGGCGGCGGCGTGACTGGCCTCGGGTTCGATGTCGATCTCACCCACCGGCAGGCGCGCGGCGACGGCTTGGGCCGCATCCAGCAGCGCGGGAAAAACCTCGCGCAAGCGACCGCCCTCAAAGGCCGGGTCTATGATGCGGCGCTGAGACTGCCATTCCTCGCCATTGGTGAGAAAGACCGAATTGCCCAGCAGTGGTGCCAGCCCTTCGCGCAACCGGTTCGATTTTGGGAACTCGGCGGGGCGTTCCTGCAGGATCAACCGCACAAGCGCGGGGTCATTGCAGACAAAGCTGTGGATCAGCGGATTGCGGAACTCGGCCATCCAGGCGTGAAACAGGTTGGCGGGCAGGGCAGATAGCAGGTCGCGGCGAAAGCCTCGGACCATCCGCAGGATACCGCCGCGCTTGGGGCTTGCCTGTGGCTTGGGCGGGATCATGCGCTGACCTTTTCCCGGTTGCCCGGTCCGGCCGGCGTCGTGATCCGCCCGGGCGAATGGGCGCGGCCTGCAAACCGCTGCGCCAGCGTCTGCGGCCCGGCGGTGATGGCGAAATAATCGTAGTCACCGGGACGGTCGAAGGTGCAGAGATACTGGAAATGCAGCCGGAACCAATGGCCGCGCAGCGCCCGCTGCTTTTCCGCAGACAGGGTTTGCGTAAAGGCGGCCGAGATGATCAGCGGGTGTTTCTGATCCGCAGGCGCCACCCCGGTCACGGCGACTGGATCACACAGCCCGAAACAACAGGCATCACCGGGTGCCGTGACGTCCATCCAATAAAGCTCGTCTCGGGTGGACAGATAAGCCAGATCGGCGCGCAACCGGTCGGCGCGAGGCAGGAACGAGGCCATCGGCACCACGTGGCCAAGGCTGAGAAACGACAGGGTCGGCCCGTCCGCCGGCACACGGCGCGCGCGGATCAGGTCTGCAAGAACCGAAACCGCCAGATAAGCACCTGATGAATGCCCGACGATCAGCACTTCGTCCCAATCGCCCTGCAGCACATCCGCGATGCGGTCGGTGAACTGGGCAACGCGGCCCTCTAACGCGGCGGGATAAGCACCGCCCTGTTCGGCGGTAAAGGCATAGTCATGCATCAGGTAATGGGCGAAAATCCTGCCATCCAGCCGTCGCCACAGAACCAGGCCGCCCCATGCGGTGGCGGCCATAAGCGGCAGTCCCAGCCACCAGCCGCCAAACCGCGCCGCCAGCCAGCCCACCAGCCATCCTGCCAGCAAGGCCACCAGCAACTGCGCCAGCAGTACCACAATCGGATAAAGCGCCGCGATCACCGGACCCCGGCGCAGGCGCATCAGCCGAAACAGCGCACCCGAACCGATATAGGCCCAGGCCGTGCGCACAAGCTGCCCGTAGGTCGCCAGAATGCCGCGCCCCATCGAGCCCTGAACGATATCCGCCCAGATCAGAACCTCGAATTCCGCGCGTGCGGCCCCGTCCGAGAAATCACCGGCAGCACCCCAGCCAAATCCGGTGCGATCCACGCGCGCGCACAGGCTCAGCCCATAGCCCGAGATCGAAGCCTGTTGCGCACCCTCGCGGCGGTATAATTCGCGGTAGCGGCGCGGCGGGATCGGATCATAGCCGGGGATATACAACACACGGCGGCGGAACGGCTGCATCAGTGACCCTTGCGGTTTAGCATGCAGCATAAGGGCTGTGTCGCAGGCGGCAAGGCGGATAAGCGGCGCCGGTTCCGGGACTTAGTCGGTGCTGCGCCAGCGTGCCTCATTCGCCTCGATCGCGGCGATGCGCCGGTCGGTGCGGGGATGCGACAGCAGCCACGCGGGCGTGCCGGCCCCCATGCGCCCGGTCAGCGTGTCCAGTTTGCGAAACAGCGATTTCTGCGGCTCGGTGCCAAGACCTGCCTTGATCATCAGCGCGCTGGCAAATTCATCGGCCTCGAACTCGTCCTGCCGCGACAGCCGCGCAGCGACGGCGGTGGCGGCCATATGGGCAAGCCAGTTGCCGATAAAGGGAATAAAGCGCCCCAGCACCCCCGCCAGCGCCAGCCGGATCGCGTTCTGGCCTGCGAAATCCACCATCCTGCGCCGCGAATGGCCATGCGCAACATGGCCCAATTCATGCGCGATGACCGATGCCAGTTCGGCATCCGTGACCTCGCAGGCATCGAGCTTGCGGATGAAACCACGGGTCAGAAAGATCCGGCCATCGGGCGCCGCCAGGCCGTTGATCGGTTCGATCTCATAGATATGCGCCTCGACCGGGGGCAAATCCATCGCCTTGCCAAGGCGTTCAAGCATCGGCGACAGGCGCGGATGCTTCAGCGGCGTGGTGTTCTCGTTCAACTCTCGCTTGAGCCGCCACGCCGAAAAGAAATACATGGCGGCGACATAGAGGATGATCAGCAGAAGAGGCGTAAGTTTCAGCATAGTCTGGATATGGGGGGCGCAGTGGGGCGGGTCAATTGCGATGCGCCATCAGTCGAGCGCTTTTGCACCTACCGTTGGTCGCGGTCGCCCGGCTGCTGCCCGCGCCGTTCGCGGATACGCCGGTTCAGCCAGAGGCCCAGCCCCAGCATGATGGCGGTGGCAGCAACAAGGCCAAGGACGGAACCGGCCAGATCGGCAGCCGCCGCGATATTGCCGCCAAAGACCATGCCCAGCCCAAGATAGATCGCCACCCAGATCATCGCGCCAAGGGTGCTGGCCAGCGTAAAGTTGGGATGCGGAAAGCCCGCCGCACCGGCCGCCAGCGTCATCCATGGCCCAAGCGGCGAGAACAGCCAGCGCGACAGAAAGACCGCCGTGCCGCCGCGCGCCGCCAGCATACCGCGCGCGCGCCCGACCATCGCTCCGCTGCGCCCCTGCCTGCGCGACAGCCAGTCCTGCGCGCCGCGACCCAGAAAGAACGCCGCCTGATCGCCGATGAGAAAGCCGGCCAAGGCCGCCAGCGCAACCGTCATCAGGGTCAGATCGCCCGATCCGACAAAGGCCCCCGCCGCGATCAGCAGCAGCGATGATGGCACCGGCAGCAACAGGCAGGATGCCAGCGTGGCCAGCGCGATCAGCCAGGGGCCCCATTGCGGCAGCAGGGCCAGGATCGTCTCTGTCATGGCGGCGAGGTGGCGCCGGGCTCATCCGGGCCGTCTGCGCGGGTGCGTTCCTGCGCCAGTCTGTCATTCAGGGTGTCGATCAATGCCTCGATGGGAATGCCCTGCACCTCGGCGATCTCTGACAGGCGCAGCCCGCGCATGGAACCGTCGGTGATCCC is drawn from Paracoccus tegillarcae and contains these coding sequences:
- a CDS encoding ABC transporter permease, which gives rise to MRPGAFQGSGLRIYALLYLVFLYAPILLLPVFAFNSGTIIAFPLKGFTTEWFGQMWGNATLRLALRNSLIIAVSSSVLATCLGIFAARASTRFKFPGKGPIMGFIMLPMVLPEIIVAMSLLVVLLGAGIELSILTVIIGHTLICMPYAIAILSTAFSSLDPSLEEAAFDLGESRWGAFRLITLPLVMPGIISALLISFTISLDEFIIAFFLAGSQPTLPTYIFSQLRFPAQIPMIMALGTVLVALSILLLAIGEYFRRRSLSRSGGKNTGGLM
- a CDS encoding ABC transporter ATP-binding protein, giving the protein MTETAKPMIECQELHKYYGDYHALRGIDLTIREGEFFSLLGPSGCGKTTLLRTIAGFEDISSGAVLIDAKRMEDVPANKRPTNMVFQSYAIFPHLTVAENVAFGLRRDSRSRDEKARLVDEALGMVGLKGYGGRAAHALSGGQRQRVALARALILKPKVLLLDEPLSALDRKMREQMQVELIKLQRQVGITFVLVTHDQEEALVMSDRIAVMFEGEIAQLDGPEALYARPANRRVADFIGVMNFLPAEVLGDTADGGARVRVAGLGEVELPASQISQANADDAGTTVGFRPETMTLIGAGQTHNQVHETEATIDEVVYYGDMTYYDLRLDGADGEGKTSRPVRISMRNVFGRDVQDVGSRTRVAWSPGSLVLFR
- a CDS encoding ABC transporter permease, with amino-acid sequence MASGSKSEAAQGATLIAPPFLYALLVLAAPLLTIFAYSFLTDGYLEVIRDFTLDNYRQVIGDPIVRSVMLRSLWVSILVTLVTVILAFPVAYYVSFIVRPERKALWLFLITIPFWTSYLIRVFLWKVILGYNGVINSSLMGLGIIDEPLSFILYNVNAIVLTLAHAYAPFAILPIFVALEKIDRSLLEAGRDLGESRLMTFWRVTLPLAMPGVIAATLIVFIPTIGDYVTPTVIGGGKIPMIANMIQVQMLDLDNRPLGSALAVTAMLIVAIVSGIFLFLNRRFLRVRQ
- a CDS encoding HU family DNA-binding protein; amino-acid sequence: MTKPGGPDKSKAAEDAPQQARVVQKREFVDRVVEATGSKKSDVKPIVEAALDQLGRAFAAGETLVIQPFGRARVSMRKDLQNGGEVINLRLRRRGADHNQDSSKSGEQ
- the lon gene encoding endopeptidase La; this encodes MNELETQTHPVLPLRDIVVFPHMIVPLFVGREKSVRALETVMEEDRPILLAAQMDASIDEPDADGIFRTGVLANVLQLLKLPDGTVKVLVEGRDRVQITEFVENEDFFEATAKPLEQAPGDADTVAALTRTVSEEFERYVKVRKNIPEEVVSAVAEAREPARLADLVSGHMGVDIDKKQDLLETLDVGQQLEKVYGLMQGEMSVLQVEKKIKSRVKTQMEKTQREYYLNEQMKAIQKELGDGEDGQNELAELEERIEKTKFSKEAREKALSELKKLKSMSPMSAEATVSRNYLDWLLALPWGVKSRTKKDLTKAEQVLDADHFGLEKVKERIVEYLAVQNRSSKLKGPILSLVGPPGVGKTSLGRSLAKATGREFIRISLGGVRDESEIRGHRRTYIGSMPGKIIQALKKAKTTNPLILFDEIDKMGQDFRGDPASAMLEVLDPEQNSTFVDHYLEVEYDLSNVMFVTTANSYNMPGPLLDRMEIIPLSGYTEDEKREIARRHLLSKQIKANGLRKGEFSVTDEALTHVIRYYTREAGVRSLEREIAKLARKAVTEILKGKVKSVEVTPEKAEEYLGVRRHRYGLAEQDDQVGVVTGLAWTQVGGDLLQIEALRLPGKGRMKTTGKLGDVMKESIDAASSFVRSISPEIGVKPPEFDKRDIHVHVPEGATPKDGPSAGIAMVTSVVSVMTGIPVRKDVAMTGEVTLRGNVLPIGGLKEKLLAALRGGIKTVLIPADNEKDLVEIPANVKEGLTIIPVSNVREVLKQALVRAPDPVEWDEAAEEAAEAAKLAVQRGETGGSGASVAH
- a CDS encoding M48 family metallopeptidase; translated protein: MLKLTPLLLIILYVAAMYFFSAWRLKRELNENTTPLKHPRLSPMLERLGKAMDLPPVEAHIYEIEPINGLAAPDGRIFLTRGFIRKLDACEVTDAELASVIAHELGHVAHGHSRRRMVDFAGQNAIRLALAGVLGRFIPFIGNWLAHMAATAVAARLSRQDEFEADEFASALMIKAGLGTEPQKSLFRKLDTLTGRMGAGTPAWLLSHPRTDRRIAAIEANEARWRSTD
- a CDS encoding MmcQ/YjbR family DNA-binding protein, whose translation is MSRKTVNAICAALPGAEHSDPWGGGHDCWKVGGKMFAVIGAVNEAVAVKTDGIDTAEMLIEAQVARRAAYFHRSWIELPLGTAPDELEHRITASYRIIREKLPKKVQAGLAELPAKT
- a CDS encoding cytochrome P450, whose product is MIPPKPQASPKRGGILRMVRGFRRDLLSALPANLFHAWMAEFRNPLIHSFVCNDPALVRLILQERPAEFPKSNRLREGLAPLLGNSVFLTNGEEWQSQRRIIDPAFEGGRLREVFPALLDAAQAVAARLPVGEIDIEPEASHAAADAIFRTLFSLPIEHQVAERVFGAFRAHQAAQPIVNLAALLPLPNWLPRLHSRRTRETAAEIRGLIRGLVEDRMRAITEGTAPDDLATKIMTTPDPQTGRTFTAPEMIDQVAIFFLAGHETSASALSWALWLLAANPEWQDLVAQEAATMTEDMAGLSRLKVTRAVFREALRLYPPVPMMVREAACPQHFRDREVPRGAQLILSPWHLHRHDRLWDRPDTFDPGRWDSDAGRVSARNAYIPFSAGQRVCPGAGFAMLEGVLMLALITRAFRLSPGQVDPVPVARLTLRGRDGILIKLERRQERA
- a CDS encoding pore-forming ESAT-6 family protein, encoding MSFCKHMLAGLSLMAISATATWAQDAAAPEAAPEAEAQAAPASPDPQAAYDAARNQLGVLSYCQDEGHIDGTAVEIQGRMLEMVPAGDVAQGDAAEANGKEGKVVGMGVETTLAEAATQQGATEAALCQQMDALIKQAGEQLPAE
- a CDS encoding DedA family protein gives rise to the protein MTETILALLPQWGPWLIALATLASCLLLPVPSSLLLIAAGAFVGSGDLTLMTVALAALAGFLIGDQAAFFLGRGAQDWLSRRQGRSGAMVGRARGMLAARGGTAVFLSRWLFSPLGPWMTLAAGAAGFPHPNFTLASTLGAMIWVAIYLGLGMVFGGNIAAAADLAGSVLGLVAATAIMLGLGLWLNRRIRERRGQQPGDRDQR